In Arcobacter sp. F2176, a single genomic region encodes these proteins:
- a CDS encoding fibronectin type III domain-containing protein: MTKWIKISSALLLILLISGCSTKNLGEGNKPKIDETLEVIDSNSIRTISGMTAVAFEWQKVDDSRVTGYNLYRANLNEESTKLKLIKFIENRYSSHYLDSELKPNTKYAYTFSSGTANDIESRPSKMFQVMTLPRPEAIAFIQAISNLPRQIKIIWRPHENEAIKYYKIFRSTPQDPDWEKLETLDGRLQAEYIDTDLKDNVVYLYKVIAYTFQDIPSEDSQIVKAQTKALPAGVQNLTATNNQPKKITLNWQPSSSVDVVRYKIYRNTSPDGSFSELKQLNTNTTSYEDFTNEDGKRYFYKITTIDKDGLESSKEVNPVMGITLTKLNKPILTLAQIQGEKAILNWQPGDNRAVSYNVYKTIKDGFFKVRKQKYTNITDLRFEDKDIVRGVEYNYSVEAVDENGIVSERTDETLLVLPKLLDK; the protein is encoded by the coding sequence ATGACAAAATGGATAAAAATTTCATCCGCTCTGCTTTTAATTTTATTGATTAGTGGTTGTAGTACAAAAAATTTAGGTGAAGGGAATAAACCTAAGATTGATGAAACATTAGAAGTAATTGATTCAAATTCTATTAGAACTATTTCAGGTATGACAGCAGTTGCCTTTGAATGGCAAAAAGTTGATGATTCAAGAGTTACTGGATATAATCTTTACAGAGCAAATTTAAATGAAGAAAGTACAAAACTAAAACTAATAAAATTTATTGAAAATAGATACTCATCTCATTATTTAGACAGTGAATTAAAGCCAAACACAAAATATGCATATACTTTTTCAAGTGGTACAGCTAATGACATAGAATCAAGACCTTCAAAAATGTTTCAAGTTATGACTTTACCAAGACCTGAAGCAATTGCATTTATTCAAGCAATTTCTAATCTTCCAAGACAAATAAAAATAATCTGGAGACCACATGAAAATGAAGCAATTAAATATTATAAGATATTTAGATCAACGCCTCAAGACCCTGATTGGGAAAAATTAGAAACATTAGATGGTAGACTACAGGCTGAATATATTGATACTGATTTAAAAGATAATGTAGTTTATTTATATAAAGTAATTGCATATACATTTCAAGATATACCATCAGAAGATAGTCAAATAGTAAAAGCACAAACAAAAGCTTTACCAGCAGGTGTTCAAAATTTAACAGCTACAAATAATCAACCTAAAAAAATAACATTAAACTGGCAACCTTCATCTTCTGTTGATGTTGTAAGATATAAAATCTATAGAAATACATCCCCGGATGGTTCATTTAGTGAATTAAAACAACTTAATACAAATACAACTAGTTATGAAGATTTTACAAATGAAGATGGGAAAAGATACTTTTATAAAATAACGACTATTGATAAGGATGGATTAGAAAGTAGTAAAGAAGTAAATCCAGTAATGGGGATAACACTTACAAAACTTAATAAACCTATTTTAACTCTTGCACAAATTCAAGGTGAAAAAGCTATATTAAATTGGCAACCAGGAGATAATAGAGCTGTATCTTACAATGTATATAAAACTATAAAAGATGGTTTTTTTAAAGTAAGAAAACAAAAGTATACAAATATTACAGACTTAAGATTTGAAGACAAAGATATCGTAAGAGGTGTTGAATATAACTATTCTGTTGAAGCAGTTGATGAAAATGGTATTGTTTCAGAAAGAACAGATGAAACACTATTAGTATTACCTAAACTATTAGATAAATAA
- a CDS encoding RluA family pseudouridine synthase → MHKNFIVFEESRLDKFLSEKLGESRNQIEQLIKKEYVKVDDKIIIKTGYKLKENQEILVELPEVEESINFDVDFDVEIIYEDEHILVVNKPYNLVVHPAASVKEPTLVDWLKTKDISLSTISGEERHGIVHRLDKGTSGVMVVAKTNEAHVALSKQLEDKTMGRYYLAIIDMPLKDNIVIDRPIARNPNNRLKMGIVEKGKNAKTAFAKIDISKDEKYELICCKLFTGRTHQIRVHLNSINRHILGDNLYGFKGELNKINRFYLHAFNLYLIHPITNEKMDFKANITNDINKFLNENFNMETINDKMDKNFIRSAFNFID, encoded by the coding sequence ATGCATAAAAACTTTATTGTTTTTGAAGAATCAAGATTAGATAAATTTTTGTCTGAAAAGCTTGGTGAGTCAAGAAATCAAATAGAACAACTAATAAAAAAAGAGTATGTGAAAGTTGATGATAAAATCATCATAAAAACAGGTTATAAATTAAAAGAAAATCAAGAGATCTTAGTAGAACTTCCAGAAGTTGAAGAAAGCATTAACTTTGATGTTGACTTTGATGTTGAAATAATATATGAAGATGAACATATTTTAGTTGTAAATAAACCTTACAATTTAGTTGTTCATCCAGCTGCAAGTGTAAAAGAACCTACTTTAGTAGATTGGCTAAAGACTAAAGATATATCACTTTCTACTATTAGTGGAGAAGAAAGACATGGTATTGTACATAGATTAGATAAGGGAACAAGTGGAGTTATGGTTGTTGCAAAAACAAATGAAGCACATGTGGCTTTATCAAAACAACTTGAAGACAAAACTATGGGAAGATATTATTTAGCAATAATTGATATGCCCTTAAAAGATAATATTGTAATTGATAGACCAATAGCTAGAAATCCAAATAATAGATTAAAAATGGGAATTGTTGAAAAAGGCAAAAATGCAAAAACTGCCTTTGCAAAAATTGATATTAGTAAAGATGAAAAATATGAACTAATTTGTTGTAAACTTTTTACTGGAAGAACACATCAAATTAGAGTTCATTTAAATAGTATCAATCGACATATATTAGGTGATAATTTATATGGCTTTAAGGGCGAATTAAATAAAATAAATCGGTTTTATCTACATGCTTTTAACTTATATTTAATCCATCCTATCACAAATGAAAAAATGGATTTTAAAGCAAACATAACAAACGATATAAATAAATTTTTAAATGAAAACTTTAATATGGAGACTATAAATGACAAAATGGATAAAAATTTCATCCGCTCTGCTTTTAATTTTATTGATTAG
- a CDS encoding FtsW/RodA/SpoVE family cell cycle protein, with protein sequence MRFIDKRIISQFDYPLIAFIIPLIALSYQLVSEINENLAQRQLGYYALSIFLFLGVFILPLRRNLRIIPFLYWLGVGLLLCVNLFGISKLGAQRWIEIPFIDMTIQPSELIKPIFLLMIGYLVKNRPPPIGGYNLKDFLYFSIYILIPFVSIAKEPDLGTALILLLVGYGVLFIIGVNWRIWATIIVVLGIASPFIYNNMIKDYQKQRIKDFISEEPSYHVQQSIIAIGSGGLTGKSSEDATQAQLKFLPIATSDFIFAYLVERHGYIGAIFLILIYILLVLHLLSMNYYFSDDYVIRCFASGIALLVFLDMSVNIFMVIGFAPVVGLPLPLVSYGGSSFINFIVIFAILENLLAFRFMDLYNFERKL encoded by the coding sequence ATGAGATTTATTGACAAAAGAATTATTTCGCAATTTGATTATCCCTTGATTGCTTTTATTATACCATTAATAGCATTATCTTACCAATTAGTTAGTGAAATAAATGAAAATTTAGCCCAAAGACAGCTTGGATATTATGCACTTTCTATATTTTTATTCTTAGGTGTTTTTATTTTGCCCTTAAGAAGAAACTTAAGAATTATTCCATTTCTTTATTGGCTTGGAGTTGGTCTATTATTATGTGTTAATTTATTTGGTATATCAAAACTTGGTGCTCAAAGATGGATAGAAATACCTTTTATTGATATGACAATCCAACCCTCAGAATTAATAAAACCTATATTTTTATTAATGATTGGATATTTAGTTAAAAATAGACCACCACCAATAGGGGGATATAATTTAAAAGACTTTTTGTACTTTTCAATATATATTCTAATTCCCTTTGTTTCAATAGCAAAAGAGCCAGATTTAGGTACTGCTTTGATACTTTTATTAGTAGGATATGGAGTATTATTTATTATTGGAGTTAATTGGCGAATATGGGCAACAATAATAGTAGTTTTAGGTATTGCATCTCCTTTTATTTATAATAACATGATAAAAGATTATCAAAAGCAAAGAATTAAAGACTTTATATCAGAAGAACCTAGTTACCATGTCCAACAATCGATAATAGCAATTGGTTCAGGGGGGCTTACTGGTAAATCATCTGAAGATGCAACCCAGGCACAATTAAAATTTTTACCAATTGCAACAAGTGATTTTATATTTGCATATTTAGTTGAAAGACATGGATACATAGGAGCAATATTTCTTATATTGATTTATATCTTACTTGTATTGCATCTGTTATCCATGAATTACTACTTTTCAGATGATTATGTAATTCGCTGTTTTGCCTCCGGAATAGCTTTATTAGTATTTTTAGATATGAGTGTAAATATTTTTATGGTTATTGGTTTTGCACCCGTTGTAGGACTGCCATTACCTTTGGTTTCATATGGTGGTAGTTCTTTTATTAATTTTATTGTAATATTCGCAATTTTAGAAAACCTATTAGCATTTAGGTTTATGGATTTATATAATTTTGAAAGGAAACTTTAA
- the speB gene encoding agmatinase, whose translation MEAQNSSFIGFENDYEESKAVLFGAPFDGTTSFKPGARFAPPAMRQDSWAIESYSPYFDSDLEDLKLFDYGDLELPFGDKKNALRMIQEHVQEIIDANKIPIMIGGEHLVSLAPVKALSKKYDDLNIIHFDAHTDLREDYLGEALSHATVIRRIYDQVGDGKVNQFCIRSGLKEEFEWAKKHTHLEKFTFNTLPSCVKRLKDKPVYITIDLDVLDPSVMPGTGTPEPGGIDFHDMMNIIKELSKLNNVVGMDVVELSPKYDASGISTAVACKTLRELVLATVK comes from the coding sequence ATGGAAGCACAAAACAGTAGTTTTATTGGCTTTGAAAATGATTACGAAGAATCAAAAGCAGTTTTATTTGGAGCACCATTTGATGGAACTACTTCATTTAAACCAGGAGCTAGATTCGCACCCCCTGCGATGAGACAAGATTCTTGGGCAATAGAGAGTTATAGCCCATATTTTGACAGTGATTTAGAAGATTTAAAATTATTTGATTATGGAGATTTAGAATTACCCTTTGGAGATAAAAAAAATGCCTTAAGAATGATTCAAGAACATGTTCAAGAAATCATTGATGCAAATAAAATCCCAATTATGATTGGTGGGGAACATTTAGTTTCACTGGCTCCTGTAAAAGCTTTAAGTAAAAAGTATGATGATTTAAATATTATACACTTTGATGCACACACAGATTTAAGAGAAGATTATCTTGGAGAAGCTTTAAGTCATGCAACAGTTATTAGAAGAATTTATGATCAAGTAGGTGATGGAAAAGTAAATCAATTCTGTATTCGTTCTGGATTAAAAGAGGAATTTGAATGGGCAAAAAAACACACTCATTTAGAAAAATTCACCTTTAATACTTTACCATCTTGTGTGAAAAGATTAAAAGACAAACCTGTCTATATTACTATTGATTTAGATGTTTTAGACCCTTCTGTGATGCCAGGAACAGGAACTCCAGAACCAGGTGGAATAGATTTTCATGATATGATGAATATAATAAAAGAGTTAAGTAAACTAAATAATGTAGTTGGGATGGATGTTGTTGAATTAAGTCCCAAATATGATGCAAGTGGAATATCTACAGCAGTTGCATGTAAAACTTTGAGAGAACTTGTTTTAGCAACTGTAAAATAA
- a CDS encoding alpha/beta fold hydrolase — protein MKKKLFSSLLVASISILTLPSNSYGQTDIYKQKADPIIFNKDTKNKKQRPFIVDKEEYPFKSNWFEKDGTSMHYIDEGEGIPIVLTHGNPDWSFINRKIIKALSKEARVIAFDLPGFGFSDTPKNFNFTPQEHTKWVKALINNHLKLDKYILVVQDWGGPIGLTIATDNPEKILGLVISNTWAWEASGKLKEFSELMKTEKMKKLVLEKNHFSASLMPSILNETSKNNKKITDAYKMPFPTLKSRIPTLVFPQEITNATPWLNNLESKLPLLKDKPVEFIFGEKDPWFGTSQNVAKWRSIYPQGNVQLLTNVNHYSQEDSPESFVYALRKLINKR, from the coding sequence ATGAAGAAAAAACTTTTTTCATCACTTCTAGTGGCAAGTATTTCAATATTAACTTTACCAAGTAATAGTTATGGGCAAACTGACATATATAAACAAAAAGCTGACCCAATTATTTTTAATAAAGATACAAAAAATAAAAAACAAAGACCTTTTATTGTAGATAAGGAAGAATACCCTTTTAAAAGTAATTGGTTTGAAAAAGATGGAACTTCAATGCATTATATTGATGAAGGAGAAGGGATTCCAATTGTTTTAACCCATGGAAATCCTGATTGGTCATTTATAAATAGAAAAATTATAAAAGCCTTGTCAAAGGAAGCAAGAGTTATTGCTTTTGACTTACCAGGTTTTGGTTTTTCAGATACTCCAAAAAACTTTAATTTTACACCTCAAGAACATACGAAATGGGTTAAAGCTTTAATAAATAATCATTTAAAACTTGATAAATATATTCTGGTTGTGCAAGACTGGGGTGGACCTATTGGGCTTACCATAGCAACTGATAATCCAGAAAAAATATTAGGGTTAGTAATCTCAAATACTTGGGCATGGGAAGCTAGTGGAAAATTAAAAGAATTCTCTGAACTTATGAAAACAGAAAAAATGAAAAAATTAGTTTTAGAAAAAAACCATTTTTCAGCTTCATTAATGCCAAGTATTCTAAATGAAACATCTAAAAATAATAAAAAAATTACAGATGCATATAAAATGCCCTTCCCTACTCTCAAAAGTAGAATCCCAACTTTAGTTTTTCCCCAAGAAATTACAAATGCAACACCTTGGTTAAATAACTTAGAATCAAAATTACCTTTACTGAAAGATAAGCCTGTAGAGTTTATTTTTGGAGAGAAAGATCCTTGGTTTGGGACATCTCAAAATGTTGCAAAGTGGAGATCTATTTATCCACAAGGAAATGTTCAGCTATTAACAAATGTAAATCATTATAGTCAAGAAGATAGTCCTGAAAGTTTCGTATATGCATTAAGAAAACTTATAAATAAAAGATAG
- a CDS encoding TetR/AcrR family transcriptional regulator: MSIEEKKRTRGRPKTLNKDNILNIGMNAYWEEGIENISLNEICKRAKVSKPGIYREFGSDDGLITAVLKHYHNQVIREIHKIFLQNKPFRKILDEFILILTTKSQNLNGCLFLRSRDLNYPLGKDSKKQIELMQNEYIKSFTKWIEKSKNQNEFSKNISTELAVNYIDAQVSIAMTRVYNGMDVLMVKDMLTLAFSNFK, from the coding sequence ATGAGCATAGAAGAAAAAAAGAGGACAAGAGGTCGTCCCAAAACACTTAATAAAGACAATATTTTAAATATAGGAATGAATGCTTACTGGGAAGAAGGAATAGAAAATATTTCTTTAAATGAGATTTGCAAAAGAGCAAAAGTTTCTAAACCGGGAATTTATCGTGAATTTGGAAGCGATGATGGGTTAATTACTGCTGTACTAAAACATTATCATAATCAAGTAATAAGAGAGATCCACAAAATTTTTTTACAAAATAAACCTTTTAGAAAAATTCTAGATGAGTTTATTTTAATATTAACAACTAAAAGTCAAAATCTAAATGGTTGCCTTTTTTTAAGATCAAGGGATTTAAACTATCCATTAGGAAAAGATAGTAAAAAACAAATTGAACTTATGCAAAATGAATACATAAAATCTTTTACAAAATGGATAGAGAAATCAAAAAATCAAAATGAATTTTCTAAAAATATCTCCACAGAACTTGCTGTTAATTATATTGATGCACAAGTAAGTATAGCCATGACAAGAGTATATAATGGAATGGATGTTCTAATGGTAAAAGATATGCTAACTCTTGCTTTTTCGAATTTTAAATAA
- a CDS encoding methylenetetrahydrofolate reductase, whose translation MLTDKIRNKNSGILLYGITPPKIKHTEEEIQAIAQKHIERISNLPIDGLVLYDIQDESDRTDEKRPFPFIKTLDPCEYSRTYLKDLVIPRVVYRAVGNYDEKTFPVWLELTKENQVHSVFVGAASREQKKPMTLKEAYRLKKEVNNNLCMGGIAIPERHMVKHDEHLRVFSKIDNSCEYFITQCVYNLEASKIFLTDYAKYAKDNEKEVVPIIFTLTPCGSAKTLDFMKWLGISIPNYLEEDLKASGNILHDSMKLCVDIFRELYTFGRDRGIPIGCNVESVAIRKEEIEASIELLHEVKKIMEEN comes from the coding sequence ATGTTAACTGATAAAATACGAAATAAAAACAGTGGAATACTATTATATGGTATTACTCCCCCAAAAATAAAACATACTGAAGAAGAAATACAAGCAATAGCCCAAAAACATATTGAAAGGATTTCCAATCTTCCAATTGATGGCTTAGTCCTTTATGATATCCAAGATGAATCAGATAGAACAGATGAAAAAAGACCTTTTCCTTTTATTAAGACATTAGACCCTTGTGAGTATTCAAGAACTTATTTAAAAGATTTAGTTATTCCAAGGGTTGTTTATAGAGCTGTAGGAAATTATGATGAAAAGACTTTTCCAGTTTGGTTAGAATTAACAAAAGAGAATCAAGTTCATTCAGTCTTTGTAGGAGCTGCTTCAAGAGAGCAAAAAAAGCCAATGACTCTAAAAGAGGCATATAGATTAAAAAAAGAAGTTAATAATAACCTTTGTATGGGTGGAATTGCTATTCCAGAACGACACATGGTAAAACATGATGAGCATTTAAGAGTATTTTCTAAAATTGATAACTCTTGTGAATACTTCATAACACAATGTGTATATAACCTTGAAGCATCAAAAATATTTTTAACTGATTATGCAAAGTATGCAAAAGATAATGAAAAAGAAGTTGTACCAATCATATTTACATTAACACCTTGTGGAAGTGCAAAAACACTTGATTTTATGAAATGGCTTGGTATTAGTATTCCAAACTATTTAGAAGAGGATTTGAAAGCTTCTGGAAATATCTTACATGATTCTATGAAACTTTGTGTTGATATCTTTAGAGAACTTTATACTTTTGGAAGAGATAGAGGTATTCCAATTGGCTGTAATGTTGAAAGTGTAGCAATCAGAAAAGAAGAGATTGAGGCTTCGATTGAATTACTTCATGAAGTAAAAAAAATAATGGAAGAAAACTAA
- a CDS encoding energy transducer TonB, with the protein MKYIIPALILSIFLHLLIFKTYKIKDNVVKDNPSSTKNPKKSDIKYVVLKSIAKKVEPKKTEPKKEIAKEKVEKKEPIKKLLKEKPIYKKVKKNNINVAKKREAKKEEVKKTIPKPTKKSEVTPNYTKLNPTKLQKDTLEDYLLTPVKDVKMLDELTQSYIKLYGEEYNSFTKIQKVFLQKNLKDIGKITEKYLRYPDISVRTRQSGMNIIEFTLYPNGDITHPIITSSSGYEALDANTIKTIEIAYKDYPRPKEPTKIRIYVTYTIY; encoded by the coding sequence ATGAAGTACATTATTCCTGCGTTAATTTTATCAATCTTTTTACATCTGTTAATTTTTAAAACATATAAGATAAAAGATAATGTAGTTAAAGACAATCCTTCGAGTACTAAAAATCCAAAAAAATCAGATATTAAATATGTAGTTTTAAAATCAATAGCAAAAAAAGTAGAACCTAAAAAAACTGAACCTAAAAAAGAAATCGCTAAAGAAAAAGTTGAAAAGAAAGAGCCTATAAAAAAGCTTCTAAAAGAGAAACCCATTTATAAAAAAGTTAAAAAGAATAATATTAATGTTGCAAAAAAAAGAGAAGCAAAAAAAGAAGAAGTAAAAAAAACAATTCCCAAACCAACTAAAAAAAGTGAAGTTACTCCAAACTACACAAAACTAAACCCTACAAAACTTCAAAAAGATACTTTAGAAGATTATTTATTAACACCTGTAAAAGATGTAAAAATGTTAGATGAACTCACCCAAAGTTATATAAAGCTATATGGAGAAGAGTATAATTCATTTACAAAAATTCAAAAAGTATTTTTACAAAAAAACCTAAAAGATATAGGAAAAATTACTGAAAAATACTTAAGATATCCAGATATTTCTGTAAGAACAAGACAAAGTGGCATGAATATAATTGAGTTTACTTTATACCCAAATGGTGACATAACTCATCCTATAATTACAAGCTCATCAGGATATGAAGCATTAGATGCAAATACCATTAAAACTATAGAAATAGCCTATAAAGATTATCCTAGACCAAAAGAACCCACAAAAATTAGAATCTATGTAACTTATACCATTTATTAA
- the hemL gene encoding glutamate-1-semialdehyde 2,1-aminomutase — MFEKSINAYEDAKKVIPGGVDSPVRAFNSVGGTPPFIARGEGAYLIDIDGNRYLDFIQSWGPLIFGHCDKDIEEAVIRTVMDGLSFGAPSVLETELAREIVEMYDNLDKVRFVSSGTEATMSAIRLARGVTGKNDILKFEGCYHGHSDSLLVQAGSGMATFGTPSSPGVPADLTKHTLLCEYNNIENLKKCFEQSSDIACIIIEPIAGNMGFIPADIEFLKACRELCDENNTLLIYDEVMTGFRTSLKGTSGIVEPQADIITFGKVIGAGMPVGAFASSREIMAHLSPDGAVYQAGTLSGNPVAMAAGLTSLRKLKANPAIYDDLNAKAVRLTRGLKEVADKYNIPFQVNTRGSMFGFFFCDIDPRNFKEVGTCNFDRFAAFHHGMLKRGFYFACSQYEAGFISTVMTNDDIDACIKAADEIMKDM; from the coding sequence ATGTTTGAAAAATCAATAAATGCTTATGAAGATGCAAAAAAAGTAATCCCTGGTGGAGTTGATTCTCCCGTTCGTGCTTTTAATAGTGTAGGTGGAACTCCTCCGTTTATAGCAAGAGGTGAAGGTGCTTATTTAATTGATATTGATGGTAATAGGTATTTAGATTTTATTCAAAGTTGGGGACCACTTATTTTTGGACACTGTGATAAAGATATAGAAGAAGCAGTTATAAGAACTGTAATGGATGGTTTATCATTTGGAGCTCCAAGTGTTTTAGAAACAGAACTTGCTCGTGAAATAGTTGAGATGTATGATAATCTTGATAAAGTTAGATTTGTGAGTAGCGGAACTGAAGCTACTATGAGTGCTATTAGATTGGCAAGAGGTGTTACTGGTAAAAATGACATCTTAAAATTTGAAGGTTGTTATCATGGTCACTCTGATTCACTTTTAGTACAAGCTGGATCTGGTATGGCAACATTTGGAACACCTAGCTCTCCTGGAGTTCCTGCTGACTTAACTAAACATACACTTTTATGTGAATATAACAATATTGAAAATCTTAAAAAGTGTTTTGAACAAAGCTCGGATATAGCTTGTATAATCATTGAACCAATTGCTGGGAATATGGGTTTTATTCCAGCAGATATTGAGTTTTTGAAAGCTTGTAGAGAGCTTTGTGATGAAAATAATACTTTACTTATTTATGATGAAGTTATGACAGGATTTAGAACTAGTTTAAAAGGTACTAGTGGAATAGTAGAACCTCAAGCTGATATTATTACTTTTGGAAAAGTAATAGGTGCTGGTATGCCAGTAGGTGCTTTTGCATCAAGTAGAGAAATTATGGCACACTTAAGTCCAGATGGTGCAGTTTATCAAGCAGGAACTTTAAGTGGAAATCCAGTTGCAATGGCAGCAGGACTTACAAGTTTAAGAAAACTAAAAGCCAATCCAGCTATTTATGATGATTTAAATGCTAAAGCAGTTAGGTTAACACGTGGTTTAAAGGAAGTGGCTGATAAATATAATATTCCATTTCAAGTAAATACAAGAGGAAGTATGTTCGGATTTTTCTTTTGTGATATAGATCCTAGAAACTTCAAAGAAGTAGGAACTTGTAATTTTGATAGATTTGCAGCTTTTCACCATGGTATGTTAAAAAGAGGTTTTTATTTTGCTTGTAGTCAATATGAAGCAGGATTTATCTCAACTGTTATGACAAATGATGATATTGATGCTTGTATAAAAGCAGCAGATGAAATCATGAAAGATATGTAA
- a CDS encoding pyrimidine/purine nucleoside phosphorylase has protein sequence MDIFKSVDLVKKANIYFDGNVTSRSFVDSDGERKSLGIMMPGTYNFGTAAAEIMEIVSGECEVKLNGSTEWKTYTSDTTFQVPANSNFDIKVKTVTDYCCSYIK, from the coding sequence ATGGATATTTTTAAAAGTGTTGATTTAGTAAAAAAAGCAAATATTTATTTTGATGGAAATGTTACAAGTAGAAGTTTTGTTGATAGTGATGGTGAGAGAAAATCATTAGGCATAATGATGCCAGGAACTTATAATTTTGGAACAGCAGCAGCTGAAATTATGGAAATAGTAAGCGGTGAATGTGAAGTTAAATTAAATGGTTCAACTGAGTGGAAAACATATACAAGCGATACAACTTTTCAAGTTCCAGCAAATTCTAATTTTGATATTAAAGTTAAAACTGTAACTGATTATTGTTGTTCATATATTAAATAA
- a CDS encoding AtpZ/AtpI family protein yields the protein MEDNTNSNKPKHESKLMALDNLSLGISMVVAVFIGFAIGYGLKQWTGYTWTLWLGLFLGIAAAILNVYKAYKRAQKEYEGMENDPRYSYRAKHGDSSYDEYDI from the coding sequence ATGGAAGATAATACAAATAGTAATAAACCAAAACACGAATCAAAATTAATGGCCTTGGATAATTTATCTTTAGGTATTTCAATGGTTGTTGCTGTATTTATTGGGTTTGCTATTGGATATGGCTTAAAACAATGGACAGGTTATACTTGGACTTTATGGCTAGGATTATTTTTAGGAATTGCAGCAGCTATTTTAAATGTATATAAGGCATATAAAAGAGCCCAAAAAGAGTATGAGGGAATGGAAAATGACCCAAGATATTCTTATAGAGCAAAACATGGGGATAGCTCATACGACGAATATGATATTTAA